In a genomic window of Cloacibacillus sp.:
- a CDS encoding AraC family transcriptional regulator, with translation MNSQRDGGYEMNGWMDGIQNAIRYIEDNITEDLNIEDIAACSYVSAFYFQRIFSVLCGVTIGEYIRNRRLTLAAQELSRENDKVINIAIKYGYESPDSFARAFARFHGVSPSAATKKGARLRAYAPLHIKISMEGGTMLEYKIAEKEAFTVMGKSKKFNTDTSYDEIPSFWREHMKSGENQIVCGMYGICMDVDGKIFDYLIADNYIPWNEIPNGYVTKVIPAGTWVIFPCHGALPKSLQDVNTKIWSEWLPNCREYRLGGNYSIELYAPFTENPEDTYCEIWVPIEKL, from the coding sequence ATGAATTCGCAGAGAGACGGTGGGTATGAGATGAACGGCTGGATGGACGGCATTCAGAACGCAATCAGGTATATTGAAGATAATATTACTGAGGATTTGAATATCGAGGATATAGCGGCATGCAGCTATGTCAGCGCTTTTTATTTTCAGAGAATATTCAGTGTGCTTTGCGGCGTTACCATCGGTGAATATATCCGCAACCGCCGTCTTACGCTTGCCGCTCAGGAACTTTCGAGGGAAAACGACAAGGTCATAAATATCGCGATAAAATATGGCTATGAATCTCCGGATAGTTTCGCCAGGGCGTTTGCCCGCTTTCACGGCGTTTCTCCCTCCGCGGCGACAAAAAAAGGCGCGCGGCTTCGCGCTTACGCGCCGCTGCATATCAAAATCTCAATGGAGGGCGGCACAATGTTGGAGTATAAAATTGCTGAAAAAGAAGCCTTTACGGTTATGGGCAAGTCAAAGAAATTTAATACCGACACCAGCTATGATGAGATCCCCAGCTTCTGGCGGGAACATATGAAAAGCGGGGAGAACCAAATTGTCTGCGGGATGTACGGTATCTGCATGGATGTTGATGGAAAGATCTTTGATTATCTAATCGCGGATAACTATATTCCCTGGAACGAGATCCCCAACGGCTATGTCACCAAGGTGATTCCCGCGGGAACGTGGGTGATATTTCCATGTCATGGGGCGCTTCCCAAGTCTTTACAGGATGTGAATACGAAAATCTGGAGCGAATGGCTCCCGAATTGCAGGGAATACAGGCTTGGCGGCAATTATAGTATCGAGCTGTATGCGCCGTTCACTGAAAATCCGGAAGATACCTACTGCGAAATCTGGGTCCCGATCGAAAAACTGTAA
- the epsC gene encoding serine O-acetyltransferase EpsC yields MGIWKNISSDYMAAKRNDPAIPDGLRGFLEIVFCTPGFLAITAHRGIHYLHTRWHIPVLPRFISLIVRWWTGIEIHPAAQIGEGFFVDHGAGVVIGETAVVGKNVTLYQGVTLGGTGNEKSHKRHPTLGDNVFVGSGAKILGPITVGSNSRIGANSAVLKNVPENATVTGMRARIVKVNGKPVSSASAALSPEELLARIIRLEEELYYLQREFKQCRGDEIEEAPAVSGELEIEVAHK; encoded by the coding sequence ATGGGAATATGGAAAAACATCAGCAGCGACTACATGGCGGCTAAGCGGAACGATCCTGCGATTCCCGACGGATTGCGCGGATTTCTGGAGATCGTCTTCTGTACGCCGGGCTTTCTCGCGATAACCGCGCACCGCGGTATCCACTATCTTCACACGCGCTGGCATATACCGGTGCTGCCGCGCTTCATCTCACTAATCGTGCGCTGGTGGACGGGGATAGAGATCCACCCCGCGGCGCAGATAGGGGAGGGCTTCTTCGTCGACCATGGCGCGGGCGTCGTTATCGGCGAGACGGCGGTCGTTGGCAAAAACGTCACTCTCTATCAGGGAGTGACCCTTGGCGGCACTGGCAACGAAAAAAGCCACAAACGCCACCCCACTCTTGGCGACAACGTCTTTGTCGGCAGCGGCGCGAAGATACTGGGCCCCATTACGGTCGGCTCCAACTCGCGCATCGGCGCCAACAGCGCCGTCCTTAAGAACGTCCCCGAAAATGCCACCGTCACCGGTATGCGGGCGCGCATTGTCAAGGTCAACGGCAAGCCGGTGAGCAGCGCCTCCGCGGCGCTGTCGCCTGAAGAGCTGCTGGCGCGTATTATCCGTCTTGAAGAAGAGCTCTATTACCTGCAGCGCGAATTCAAACAATGCCGCGGCGACGAAATCGAAGAGGCTCCTGCGGTATCCGGCGAACTGGAGATAGAGGTGGCGCACAAATAA
- the dctP gene encoding TRAP transporter substrate-binding protein DctP — MKKFAVLMTALLVSAIMATSAMAAEQIVLRFAGQQPTEHLCTKMMHDFAKEIEQKTKGRVKINVFPANQLGSYELVMEELIRGTIDMSVTSFASGFDPRFDVIYTNGIVSSYAEAKKVFTPGAWLPNKLVELGKPLGVNVLGSYVEGMIGIASTKPLKEPLNPKVDKGVLVRVANMDVYNLGAKAMGFRTITIPWADIYQSLQTGVCDAVNGMSTAAAYTTLGDVMKYWYATNYSFEYLPLMVSEKAWKKLSPADQKIFQEAAKNFTLKSISTAESEDMKYMKLMEKKGIKVHKYTAQELKPIKDACIGIWDELGKRGLTPELMKGLRENLGK; from the coding sequence ATGAAGAAATTTGCAGTACTCATGACAGCACTCCTCGTATCAGCCATAATGGCGACATCGGCTATGGCGGCGGAGCAGATAGTTCTCCGTTTCGCGGGGCAGCAGCCCACGGAACATCTTTGCACGAAGATGATGCACGATTTCGCGAAAGAGATCGAGCAGAAGACAAAGGGACGCGTTAAGATCAACGTATTCCCCGCCAACCAGCTGGGCAGCTATGAACTCGTCATGGAAGAGCTTATCCGCGGAACGATCGACATGTCCGTAACCTCGTTCGCCAGCGGCTTTGACCCCCGTTTCGACGTCATCTACACCAATGGTATCGTAAGCAGCTACGCTGAAGCGAAGAAAGTATTCACCCCCGGCGCATGGCTCCCCAACAAGCTTGTTGAACTTGGCAAGCCTCTCGGCGTCAACGTCCTCGGCTCCTATGTCGAAGGTATGATCGGTATCGCCTCAACGAAACCCCTCAAAGAACCCCTTAACCCGAAGGTCGACAAGGGCGTTCTCGTCCGCGTTGCCAACATGGACGTTTACAACCTAGGCGCAAAGGCCATGGGCTTCCGTACGATCACCATTCCCTGGGCCGACATCTACCAGTCACTCCAGACCGGCGTCTGCGACGCGGTCAACGGTATGTCGACAGCCGCCGCTTACACCACCCTGGGCGACGTTATGAAGTACTGGTACGCGACGAACTATTCCTTCGAGTACCTCCCGCTGATGGTCAGCGAAAAAGCTTGGAAGAAACTTTCGCCCGCCGACCAGAAGATATTCCAGGAAGCCGCGAAGAACTTCACCCTCAAATCGATCAGCACTGCTGAATCAGAAGATATGAAATACATGAAGCTAATGGAAAAGAAGGGCATCAAGGTCCACAAGTACACCGCTCAGGAGCTTAAGCCCATCAAAGACGCCTGCATAGGCATCTGGGACGAGCTTGGCAAGAGAGGACTCACACCGGAGCTCATGAAGGGCCTCAGAGAGAACCTCGGCAAATAA
- a CDS encoding sigma factor-like helix-turn-helix DNA-binding protein, protein MAEKDSLNQRVRDGLLLDNYGLQLTEKQRMACEMILMQDFSLSEAAETLGVSRQGVHDLITRAREHMEEYEKSFGLIARRQQMEQVLEENRERLPEDFYVTFKKILGA, encoded by the coding sequence GTGGCGGAAAAAGATTCTTTGAACCAGCGTGTCAGAGACGGGCTTCTGCTCGACAATTATGGTTTGCAGCTCACGGAAAAGCAGCGGATGGCCTGCGAGATGATCCTCATGCAGGATTTTTCGCTCTCGGAGGCGGCGGAGACGCTCGGCGTCTCGCGGCAGGGTGTCCACGACCTCATCACGCGTGCGCGGGAGCATATGGAGGAGTATGAGAAATCCTTCGGCCTCATCGCGCGCCGTCAGCAGATGGAGCAGGTGCTTGAGGAAAACAGGGAGCGTCTGCCGGAAGATTTTTACGTGACATTCAAAAAAATCCTTGGAGCATAG